One genomic window of Centroberyx gerrardi isolate f3 chromosome 15, fCenGer3.hap1.cur.20231027, whole genome shotgun sequence includes the following:
- the LOC144542385 gene encoding zinc finger SWIM domain-containing protein 8-like, with protein MVRAAAELALSCLPHAHALNPNEIQRALVQCKEQDNVMLEKACMAVEEAAKGGGVYPEVLFEVAHQWYWLYEQSVGGGSGQQREASGRCGANGGSGRRPPEPGCGVLDSVANMESPGVATVTASVTAAAVVPVISVGSTIYQSHALPGQAMAHPHGQGLHPYTTIQAHLPTVCTPQYLGHPLQHVPRPTVFPVSGAAYPQGMHPAFIGAQYPFSVATGPHPPMAATAVTFPGVPVPSMTQIAVHPYHTETGLPLSTTVAVGGVHTGSTIQAIQGASLPTLSSQPASLVSTPFPAEDEQHSQPISQQGLHYLHSAYRVGMLALEMLGRRAHNDHPNNFSRSPPYTEDVKWLLGLAARLGVNFVYQFCVGAAKGVLSPFVLQEIIMDALQRLNPAHIHAHLRTPAFHQLVQRCQQAYLQYIHHRLIHLTPADYDDFVNIIRSARGAFCLTPVGMMQFNDVLQNLKRGKQTKELWQRISLEMATFSP; from the exons ATGGTTCGGGCGGCAGCAGAGCTGGCCCTGAGCTGCCTACCCCATGCCCATGCCCTTAACCCCAACGAGATCCAGAGAGCCCTGGTGCAGTGCAAAGAACAG GACAATGTGATGCTGGAGAAGGCCTGCATGGCGGTAGAGGAAGCAGCCAAGGGTGGAGGTGTTTATCCTGAGGTGCTGTTTGAGGTGGCTCACCAGTGGTACTggctgtatgaacagtcagtggGTGGGGGTTCGGGCCAGCAGCGGGAAGCATCTGGGCGCTGCGGGGCCAACGGGGGTTCAGGCAGGAGGCCCCCGGAGCCCGGCTGTGGTGTCCTTGACAGCGTGGCCAACATGGAGTCTCCTGGGGTTGCCACTGTTACAGCCTCAGTTACAGCAGCGGCGGTTGTGCCTGTCATCTCTGTGGGCTCCACCATCTACCAGTCCCATGCCCTGCCCGGTCAGGCCATGGCTCACCCTCACGGCCAGGGCCTGCACCCCTACACTACCATCCAGGCCCACTTACCCACAGTCTGCACCCCCCAGTACCTGGGACACCCTTTGCAGCACGTCCCTCGACCCACGGTCTTCCCTGTGTCTGGGGCTGCCTACCCACAG GGAATGCACCCGGCCTTCATAGGTGCCCAGTACCCATTCTCGGTGGCCACTGGCCCCCATCCGCCCATGGCAGCCACTGCTGTTACCTTCCCTGGTGTCCCTGTGCCGTCCATGACTCAGATAGCCGTCCACCCCTACCACACAGAGACCGGCCTGCCCCTCAGCACCACTGTAGCAG TGGGTGGTGTCCATACAGGCTCCACCATCCAGGCCATACAGGGAGCCTCTCTGCCCACCCTCTCCTCCCAGCCCGCCTCATTGGTCAGCACTCCTTTCCCAGCTGAGGATGAGCAAcacagccagccaatcagccaaCAGGGCCTGCACTACCTGCATTCTGCCTACAGAGTTG GCATGCTGGCGTTGGAGATGCTGGGAAGAAGGGCCCACAACGACCACCCCAACAACTTCTCCCGTAGCCCGCCCTACACTGAGGACGTCAAATGGTTGCTAGGACTGGCCGCAAGGCTAG GAGTGAACTTTGTCTACCAGTTCTGTGTAGGAGCAGCGAAGGGCGTCCTCAGTCCATTTGTCCTGCAGGAGATCATCATGGACGCCCTGCAGAGGCTGAACCCCGCCCACATCCACGCCCACCTCCGGACACCCGCTTTTCACCAACTGGTTCAGCGCTGCCAGCAGGCCTACTTGCAG TACATCCACCACCGTCTGATCCACCTGACGCCCGCCGACTACGACGACTTCGTCAACATCATCCGCAGCGCTCGCGGCGCTTTCTGCCTGACGCCGGTGGGCATGATGCAGTTCAACGATGTGCTGCAAAACCTGAAGCGAGGCAAGCAGACCAAGGAGCTGTGGCAGCGCATCTCTCTGGAGATGGCCACCTTCTCCCCCTGA